In Pyrus communis chromosome 15, drPyrComm1.1, whole genome shotgun sequence, the genomic stretch ctatgctccagttgcaagacttgacacggtaagattactAATCTCTCTTTCCGCTcagcataaatggaaaatttatcaattagatgtcaagtcagccttccttaatggagttcttgaggaagaagtgtacgtggaacaaccagaaggcttccaagtacaaggaaaagaagataaggtgtatcgtttgaagaaagctttgtatggcctcaagcaagcaccacgagcttggaactcaaggattgacaactaccttcaccaaaatggatttcagaaaggtccatacgagcattcagtttacatgaagaacggtgaaaaaggggagttcttaattatttgtctctatgtagatgacttgttgtttacaggaaacaatgaagcaatgttctatgagttcaagcaatccatgttcagtgaattcgagatgactgacaatggattaatgtcatactttcttggcatagaggtgaagcaagaaagtgacggtatctacatctctcaacaaaagtacatgagagatatattggagaaattcaatatggacaagtgcaatattgtcaacactctagttgcaactggattgaagctgtccaaggaaggagaaggtgagtttgtaaactcaaccgtgtacaaaagcttggttggaagcctaaggtaccttacaatcacaagacctgatatagtttatggtgttggactcgtgagtcgatacatggaaacaccaaaggagtctcattggctggccgccaagagaattttgaggtacataagaggtactctaaactatggtctattttataattttggtgaagatgcaaaattatttggttattcagatagtgattggggaggtgaccaagatgaaaggaaaagcacaattggctatgtgttttttctaggatcaacagctttctcatggacttcaaagaagcaatcaattgttgctttgtcatcatgtgaaaccgagtatgttgctgtagcctcaaccgtatgtgaggcaatttggttaagaaatctgttgaagtcagtgtgtcatccacaagtggaatcgactgtgattcatgtgGATAACGTGTCTGTAATCAAACTTGCAAataatcctgttcaacatggaaggagcaagcacattgataccaggttccattttctaagggaccatgtgaagcaaaagacaattgagctTGTCTATTGTCACACAAAGGAACAAGTGGCTGACATCTTCACTAAGCCACTACCAGTTGAATCATTCCGGTTattgcgtgaaatgctaggcatgaaggcattttgatttgagggggcgtgttggaaattcaaataaaaacaggctgtaaaaggttgcttctagctgttagtttctttacaggttgtatccacacatgctgcaactataaagactaaagtttcctccatgtgctagctgaaatggtgatgaaagacagcaagtgtgctgccatgtgatgtgctagcaggaagacagcagtgtgctgctgtgtattagccgaaagagtgttgattgcaagctggaaagatagttgcatatgtgtgctagactgtccaaagttcttgcatgtgttttaaagggtgtaaagatgttaaacaccccattcattgcatgtgttgttgcattgtttatcaatttctgttttgtataaataggccatcttgctaagctttATAGCATCCTatccaaatcccatttccattctcattttcagcttgtaagctttaagagttgtaaactcttctaatatttcaaagtgtttgttatcaccaagcttgctacttctttcatatatcaaagtccaagtgttttaccaaagcttgttgcttccctcctttctctatttctttgtccaattttattgagagtgaaagtgagaggtgtgatagagtttgtaaacttatcacccacatattttggtattgagttagtaaactcttgTGAATACCAACAGGGTTTCACCAGTAAAACAAATGCTGTTTCCATAGGCAAGTTATGCACTGGGTAAAGAAAGGCTGAGAGTACTGTGTAGGGAAGTGCAAGTCTCTTTCATTTGGTGGAGTACTTAGTTCCTTGATCAAAGCCTCGTTTTTACTAAACATTCAACCCATAATGTTAGTGGCTTAAACAGAATCTTAGTACTAATAAACATGGTTACTTTTCGTATTTTCCTTTCCAACTCAACCTAATAAAatatcggaactccgaagtgtAAGAGTTTAACAAAACTCTAGTTCATATCAAAGTCTTCAGAAGGAGATTCGCAGCAGCTAATTTGTTATTGACAATTGTCAAGTACATAAGGAAGTGAAACTATGAATGTTCTTGcaggaaaaaaataatcatCCTAACTGATATATATAAACTGACTACTCTGAGATTTGTTTCTATGGTGATTTTGGATTGGATCACATAACCCTTAAATCTAATCAATTATCCAAACTAGGTGAATCGCGATaattcttatttttgttttcctagATATCGTACCCCTATGTATCTGAGTTCCTGTATATGTCAGCGAAATTAACTCCAAGAGCTGCTTCTTGTCCTGCAGAAGTAACCCCCAACATCCAAGTTGCAGGAGTTTTGGAAATTTCCTTGATGAAATATAACTCATTTATGTTAGCAGTTGAGCAGAATGTATTGCAGATAGTATAGAATTTCATGTACTTGTAACCCTATCTAACCTCAAAGTAGTTGATCTAGGGGGAACAATGGTGGCCTAGATCCAACATAAATTTCTCCGCCTCCTTGTTTCAAAAGAACAGCTGCAAGAATGTTATTAGTTCTTGTAACATTAAGTAGCATAGTCAAATTGTGTAACCTAAAGCATAAAAAAGGTAATGCCAACAGTGACGTCGTCTTTCAGAGCCCGGGGGTCTAAAAGCAGTGTCTTTCTGCAGAAATCAGACTAGAAATTTGAGAACTCTATGTTAAATATTTGCATCAGTAATATTGCCTAATTGATTACCTTCTTGGCTTGATAATTCCACTAACATCATTGAGGATTGGCAATTGTTGCTTTCGACTCGGAAGAATATGGACGTAATTCAAGAacaatttgagagagagaaagtaaaaCGTGATGTACAAAAGAAATTTTAAGCTACATATAAACTGTTACTGCACAAATTTGTGAAAGATGAAGTGCCTCTAATGTACccagtttttggtttgtttgattcAAAAGATGAATTACCTCTGACATATTAATGGAGAAGTTGAACATTGTAGGCAATGCCTTACCACCaacataagctcttctttaacATTTAAATGCTCGAACCGCACTTCAGTCATTGGATATTCAAGAGCGGAGTCAAGAATTTTTTATTGGGTGggctaattttatttatttatttttaatgcatAAGTTAACTTCTATAAGGAAACTCTAATGAATGACCAAACAAGATATTATTGTTGTTCAATTAAttagaaaaacaaatattttaatattttattatttggacaaaaaaaaaaaaaaagaagaataagtCACTCAGTATCACagtttggtggtattcctcttcacttggaagtgagaggtcttgggttcgaatgtcatggatggcgaattcgataccaaattaggttgctcattgtgttgcttagccgaactctcctctattcttagtgtaaaaatatcgatgaactaaaaaaaaagaaaaaaaaaaaaattggactcCACTAGATCAAGGAAGTTTGTTGTATTATTAATGGCATTGGCATTGAGCTTTTCAATGTGAACATGGGTGGACTAGCGGTGGCTAAACTAAAAACTTATATGAGGTAAAATGAATTGGGCGTTTCTAAGTGCAGACCTTGCGTGCGAACTGGAATTTAACGGTCGTGATCTGACGAGCTCACGCCTAAAATCGAATTGTTGTGACTGCaattcaaaactttttttttttttttttttattcattgcGGCGAAAGGGGGAGGTGAGAGAGGTTCTTCACGcgtccaagaaggaaagaatGACAGAAAGAGGGAGGTAGTGTGAGGAATCGATTTCAGGTGGACTGAATCTTTGTTTCGATTGTGACCCGGTAGTTCTATacctttaatttcttttttttcactgGGTACGTTTTgttggagagagagggagaaattaGGGTTGTTTTCGCAGGGAAAGAGTGGCACAAAGAGGGAGCCAATGAATGGTGGAAGTGTTTGATTTTAGGTGGATACCGTGGATTGAAGCTAAATTTCGATTGCGACCCGTAAACCTgtaaaattgaaattcaaataCAACCCACCAAGCTTTCCCGCACTTTCATGCAAATTAAAATTGCATATCGTGGATTTTTATAGCTGAACCAGCTGATACATTAAATGAAATGGCTCTCAGGGTCTATGATCAGACATACATGACCAAACATTTGTGTGTGTCTTACCAGACATGTCTTTCCCTTCAGAAGGAACGGGAGTTTAATACACATTTATTTTATATGAACTTCAAAAAGTATATCCTGTGCATAGTCCAACATTTCATAAAATACTTGGTTTTTACACAGTTACACTTAGTAATCTCTCTTACATAAATCATAGTTTAATATGcatacatcattttttttttgtgtatttattttttacaagtAATTTTTGAACATATGTCAAACTGTAATTTGTAcgtgaaaagaaaattgtaatttttagtGTGCCAATTGAATATGTTAAACTGTGATTATACTTGAGAATTATGACAAAAAACTGTAATTAATTTGTATGTAGAAAAGACATTGGAGCAAAAAAACCAATCTCTCTTTATGTACCACAAATCGCAGatttaaaagtaaaatattttaGGGGCAAAACGAAAAGAAACGGCTTCAGATCTGCAGCTGCATGATTTTCCCTACACAAGAAACAAATATCAATCACTTAGTTAAAAGGTAAAACTACAGGGTTGTTTATTCAATTAAACGTGCCGGTTCCATACGTGCaatgaacaaattaatttgATTCTTATTTAATCGTGATATGAACCTGTTGCTTATTGCTTAATATCCCAGCTAGCAAGatttaatcaatttctaatAATGAATGAGACTGTGAGAGTTCCATTGAATTATAAATTGCAATAAAATAGCAAAAGCAAGATTAATCATTatatttcctcttctttttttgtttcaatttgatTATGTCATCGCTAAGCACGAGCTACAATGTCAACCCTTTTTTAATAAGCTCCGGGCAGACAGATATTTTGTCTTGCTTGCTAGCTGGTCGGCCTTccataaaaaaagaaataaaaataaaaataaaaataaaaagctttGAGAACGTGATCTAATGCGAGATCAGAGACACGGATAAGTTGTCAttcttattatttaaaaaacaataatCAACTTGAGCATTATATTCTCAATGTGCGTTCAAGTGGTGAATTTTCTAAATTGAAAGGAATTGGTAGTCTTGCAAAAAAATAATGGAGACAGGGAGAAATATAGTATATAATCATGTGTAATTGTTATCACATTAGCTTTGATTCTACTAATTGCCACTACTTTAGTCGAGTGAGTCTTTTTTCACTCTGAATATTGTGAAAAGTAAATTACATAACCAAATATGAGACCAATGGTTGATTGATTGCATGGTGGTTTATATTGAGAGCAATGTTTTTTCTTCCATTAATAATGAAGTTATAATGCAGcattttcaaaatatgaaaacgcATCGTGGACAATTATAAAttgtattgttattttttttttataaattatgaatAATAGAACTACAATTTCATTTTAAGGTTATTATATGTCTAAGAAATGTTTATGAACTTTATTGTGACCttccaaattatttttttggatcTGTCAGTGATATTAGATGCATGAATTTTTTTCACCTTAGCTGGGGGAAAGATCAAGTCTCAAGAGGCTCTCAGAGTCTCAACCATTGACTTTGAACCAAAAGTTCGTACGTGCAATCATTTTCATCTTAGCTAGGGGGAAAGATGAAGAGGCTCTCAGAGTCTCAACCATTGACTTTCAACCAAAAGTTCATATGTCTAATAACCATTCAAGTTAGCACATATGCTTGGACCcggcttctctgccctcccacttcccatACATTCTtatcccctcctattttgtgcggtcacagTTACGCCACGTCagtattttatattgatttttttttatagagataataaaacaaaaatcaatagtaatataaaatattgacgtggtttaaccgtgaccacacaaataggaggggatgaaagTGTAtgagaagtgggagggcagagaagccgGGTCCAAACATATGTGCTAACTTGATTTGTGATTAAACATATGAACTTTTGGTTGAAAGTCAATGGTTGAGACTCTGAGAGCCTCTTGATCTTTTCCCCTAGCTAAGATGAAAATGATTGCACATACGAACTTTTGGTTCAAAGTCAATGGTTGAGACTCTGAGAGCCTCTTGAGACTTGATCTTTCCCCTAGCTAAGGTGAAAAAAATTCATGCTAAGTCaatggattaaaaaatttaggttttaaccaaaataataaaaatgtgttataagtgaatagtactataaatgactttttataataaaaatgtctttaacgttaaaagtgaacagtatcaggagtgtttcgttaaaactcctttaTTACTTATTAAAATCCCATTCTAAATCTTCTTGAATTAAACTTACCATTCATCATCCATCATTGTTGTTGAGAATAGGAATTTATATTGGGAAAGAAGAGACTTTGTATGAGTTTATAAGTAGTTGGTACTTTTCACATTATCAATTGCttttatgatgaaacctcaAATTTCTTCATCTATCAGAGCATGTTATCCCAAATGTGAAGCCTAATGGCCACACGTGCTTTATGTCACCTGATTTGTGTTGTTCACGagttagacttgaaaatttgtcacacATAAGAGAGCGTGTTGAGCGTATGAATCCTATATCAGAAAAAAGAATAAACCTTATATGGGAAATACTTGAGCTACTCCACATATTGCCGATGTTAATTTTAAAgttgaacctcaactttcttcaattaTCAATTTTGTCTTTTAAATTCACATGACTGACAACATAATTAAAATCTTATTCATCCGTAATAGACCAAAACGGGTACGAAACAGTCTTTTTAAGGACAATGGGATGGTGATTCCACACTTTCGTTTTCTCTTTCTGCAgtcctccattttttttccccttGACACTCCTTTAATTTGTTCAATCTAGAGGAAAGCATAGAGAGAAAAGAAGAGTGCAAAAATTACTACTCCTAATTTACACATAGGTGAGATACAAGACCCTATTGGGCCCAAAGACATTTATTAAACAgaaacgaaatttacatgttgAATTAAAATGCAATTACAAAATTCAGATCAAATTCCATACATATGGAGTCGGCTTTGGCATACCCTATAACATGTATATTATGCATACTTACAAATATCTTGGAATTCCGTAAAAACCAAGGACATGTTATTGgctttttatgttttcttcAGAATCTCTCATCTCTTTTGGAAATTAAATGCCTTGATTGAGAAGGCAAAAGTGAACCCAAAGAGCACACAAATGCCAACGTGCACAGCTGcaattacacccaaaaggtCCCGTCTATACCCAAAGTAATTCCTCACAAAGTGTTCCACACTTTCACCTGAATCAAATTTGTCTTTTATGTCTCCAAACTGCGAAGTAATCAATCCGTATAACGTGTATGAGACCGGGCAAATCCAGTAGTACCATCTCCACCAAATTGGCATTCTCTGTGATAGAAACAAATTTAGTACATTGTAAGTAATGGTTCATCGTGATACAAGGAAGTTTCTTAAACTCAAACCAGACATACATAAGAGCTATAGGAACTTACCGTTCTTGGAACGATGAATCCTGAGAAGAGATTCCATATTGCATAGAAGGCAGAGGCGACTATGGCACCAATGTTATGATTGGGAGTCACGGCTACGGTCATCATACCATAGAACGTGAAGTATAAGAAAGTGAAGTACATGAAGAAGATGTACCAAAGGAACTTGCTGACTGTCCACTCAAATCCGATCATTGTGTATACAATAACTCCATATATGATTGTCTGAACAAAAATATACGGGAGCTCAATCACTACCTGCAAATCATAGGAATTTGGTGAGATCCATACCATCATGGCCGAATTCaacaaaaactaataaaattcaTGTTTATACAACTTCAAGGGTAAGAGTAACCAAGTAGACTGAAACATGCTTCAATAATTTGTTCTTTTTGAAATTCTGAACATTTCAATAAAGAAGAATCACAGTTTGATTGGATCATCTACCCTTTAGAAAGGCAACCTTAATGAGAGAAATACCTGTCCAAAGGCATACGGCAATGCCGAGTACATTCCAGCTGCCCTTTCTCTGTAAAAGACTGTCCTCTCAATAGCCACAACCGGCTGTACTGATGAGGAATTTTGATACCCAATGAAGAGAACAGCAGCATAAATGGAACCCATTGCATTGAAAAGATCTTGTTGGTTTCTCCTGCATTTTCAATAATTATTGTCAAATTAAGGACTAAAGTTTCCATTTTCACACTGTTTTGTTGTATGTTTTAAACTTGGGGTGCCATTTACCTTTTCGAGCCCAGATCCCAGAATATTGTCCCAAACATTAAAGCTATGAAAATTGTGAACAAGAGTCTCACTGCACTGTATGGCGGGTTTCGCCAGTATGATAAATGTTGTTTCCATAGACAGGCCATGCACTGGCTGAAGAAAGACTGAGAGTACTGAGTAGGGAAGTACAAGTCTTTTGAACCAGCTGGAGGAGTACTTAGCTCCTTGATCATGGCCTTGTTTCTCCTGAACCATTCAAGATGTTATTAGTAGTTACAAAACCAAATGTGCTAAAATTCAACTAGAAAATTCTTCAACTTCCAGGTTTTAGGGGCATTTAGAATTAGAATTAGAAACTTCAGCGGAACCCTACCTGTATAGTTCTGAGTTCCTGTATATATCCGTGAAGTTGACACCAAGAACTGCTTCTTGTGCTGCTGCAGTAATCTCCAACATCCAAGTTGCAGGATTGTAACCATCCTTAATTTTAGGAACTCCATCAATATcctttgttaaaacaaaaaccaTGTCAGTAAATACAATTAGGTATGACAACGTTTGAGAGAGTGCGAATTCGTAAACATGTTAAACAGATATTGGAAACATGCTTTTATAAGCCTTACCTCAAAGTACTTGATCAAATGTGCAGAATGACGGCCTAAAGGACCAACATATATTTCTTCACCTCCCCTTTTCAAAAGAAACAGCTGCAGTGCGAGATTGAATTGATCAGTTATGGTAATATTAAGTAgcacattcattttttttttaattctaaagCATAAAGAGTGTCTTGCCTCATCGAAAGAATCAAATATGTCAATGCTTGGCTGATGGATGGTGCAGACTACAGTTCGCCCAGTGTCCACTGTATTCCTCACTGTTCTCATTACAATTGCAGCTGCCCTGGCATCAAGGCCAGAGGTTGGCTCGTCCATGAATATTATGGATGGATTGGCAACAAGCTCTACTGCAATCGTTAGCCTCTTACGCTGCTCAGTTGAGAGACCATTCACTCCAGGCAATCCAACAAGCGCTTCTCTTATGGAGGTCAGTTCCACAAGATCCATGACTTCCTCAATAAACATCTGCAAAATTTTTAGTCAACAACTTGACTAAACAGACCACACTAAATTGACAAATATGCGACCTTACTGTCATATGCTTTACCTTTCTGGTAGTGGAATCAACCTCAGGAGGCAACCGGAGGGATGCAGAGTAAACCAAAGACTCATAAACTGTTACATGAGGAGAGTGTATGTCGGTTTGCTCACAATATCCTGATATGCGAGCAAATGTTTCTTGCTTTTTAGGATACCCAGATATTGTGATGTTTCCTTCAATAAATCCACCCGTTTTCCTCCCTGCCAACACATCCATTAGAGTAGTCTTTCCAGCGCCACTAATACCCATCAGAGCTGTTAAGACTCCTGGCCTAAAAGCACCGGTCACACCCTTCAGAAGTGGTAGCCGATCCTCAGTTACCCCTTGCTTTTTCATTTCCTGAAGCCATGTTATAAATTTGAGGTTAAAGATGTATTCAGTGCTACTTGTAGAGAAGTAAAGAGAAGCATTGTTGCCTGAATCTCAAACCGAATTCGTGaataaccaaaacaaaatggGAATTTTCTTCAGAAAAGCTCTTCAAGCCTGAAATCTCAAACATTGTTTTCGCTTACATAAAACTGAAAAATACCTGGGGCATGTCAACGGCATATTTGATTTCATCAAAAGTAATCCAAAGAGGTTCGAAAGGAAGAACCATTCCTCGCTTCTTGTTTTGATTGGCTTCAGTAATGCTACCCACTCTTGCAGACAGTGTTCTTGATGATACACTTCTTCGACTTTCATTCCTTGGGTCTGCATTGTTAACCAAGAAATCATGTTATAGATCGAAATATGCAAGCTACTAGGGAGACTTAATCTTGGGAACTTTTCGACTCACCAGAAGAGTTCTTCCCTCTTGATGATAGCTCAACAGAATCTCCAGCTTTATCAGTAAGTTTCTCAGCCAAGGCCTCTTTGGATAGTACTGCTTGAGGCTTCCCAAATGCTGCAAAATAGTTGTTCGGGTCATTAGTTATAATGCTCATATGGAAATACCAAAAAACATATGTGCACAGATACTTACGATTGAGAAACTTCAAGGCCAAAGTATAGAAGAAATTGAATAGAAAAATATATCCGACTGTAGCTCCTACTCCAATCCAGTACCAATATGGTTGTATGAAAACCCCGCGAGACTTCAAGACCATAACTCCTAACGATTCTGTTGAATTAGGAGGAACCTAGAACACaaatatatccatatgtatcaGCTAATGctttcaaaataaaatcctgAAACACTAATGTTTCCACTTACATGGCTCCAACTGTCTCCGAGAAATTCATTGACAGCTATGGCGTTTTGGCCATACATCATCGGTGAGGCCCAATAACCCCATATCCACCACTTCTTCACGTTGTCTGATTCAAAAGACATATTTAAAACCATCAGCCAAAAGAAATGtgattatttttcttattacttAGATTATATTGTTTCCATGCATAGTTCACCTCGAGACAAGacaaagccacccaaaactaGTACTGCAAGCAACGCGAAAGACCCGAATGTGTTTGCAACAATGATATTCCTCCCTAATGCCCCCATAAATCGGAATAGTCCTGATGCCATCTGGTTAAGCAATAGGAGTAAAAGATATTGTCTAAAAAACCTGCCATTTGAGAGACGTCATCAGATTCTGAAACCACATGTGAATTATAAATAGGATTTGTAGTGTGTATGATGTTTTCTTTCTCACCTTTCGATGTTTGGATCAAAACCAATTACATAGTACGTCATGACCACCCAAACGGCAACTTCTACGAAGCTGATAGGGATCTTAAGGATCCATGTCGGTAAAGAGTATGCCCAAGCAGGATAGAAGAGAAGGTCCCTTTGCTTGAAAAATACAGGAAGTTTCATGATAGTCATGGCAAGCTCTGAGAACCCATTAAACATAACTACGATCACTGTAAAGAACATATCACCCATGAAAATACCCCCATCGTCAACTGTATTCTTATGCATCTCAGTCCGGAGAAATAGGGTCATTGATATAAAAGCCAATATAATGAGCTGAAACCAAAAACCACAAGAAATCAATATGCCTAGTACTCATTGAGCTTCGCTGAACAAATCTTCTTTTCAAATAGTGTTAGCACTTTTTTCGAACTATTTTCCAACAAATTATAGAAATCCACAGTATGATTCCAATTTACATTAAACACCACTTACCTGAGTCATCTTGAAAATGTAGACGAACGAATTCCTCTTCATAAGCAAAAATTCTCTATCAATGCAAGCTTTAAGCAATTCCTTCTTGCTAACACCATACGTCTGAGTTGTTAAGGCTGCAGGGTGACCCTTGGACTTGTCAAATGGAGTAGAAAGCTCATCACCAAGTTTTCGACCAATATGAAATGACTGAAATGCTTCAGCAAATTCCTTGGAAGATATAAAATTATATGGCTCTTCTTTATCCGCCCAGTACTGCTCCTGATCTTTCCTTGATGTTACCTATAATACAGCAGgcgagggaaaaaaaaaaaaaaaaaaaaaaaaaaacataaggttAGGAAAAAGGACCTCTCTGAAGAACGAGAAAGTGGTAACACAACAATAGGAGTGCAAATTCTTACTTCTTGTAAGAAGTCAGCTACTCCTTTCCTCTCTGGACATTTGAATCCCATGTGCTCAAAGAACTCGATCACATTTTCGCGGGGGCCTTGGTACACGACTTGCCCATCAGACAGCACAATTATGTCATCAAATAGGTCGTAGGTTTCTGGTGCCGGTTGGAGAAGAGAGATAACAGCAGTTCCACTGAGGATGTGAATGGATTCTCTGAGTGATTTCACTATCTGAAATGTTGTTGAACTGTCTAAACCAGTTGATATCTCATCCATAAAAAGTGCTCTTGCCGGTCCAACCAGCATCTCCCCTGCAGTTATGGATCAGAATTTTCAATAACCAATAGGCAAGGAAAGTATGTCCAACATTAGTTACGGCAGTATGGTAATCAACGGTTTACCTGTTGTGACTCGCTTCTTTTGTCCGCCAGAAATACCTCGTACCATTTCGTCCCCCACCATGATGTCTGCGCAAACCTCAAGTCCCAAAACCTGCAAAGTTTGTGTTAGCATCTGAAAGAAAAATGGTCCCAAAATCTGATACATTTATCTAATTTGAGCTTAAACTTAGAAGGAAAACGAATCCACCTTGAGTATATAATCTGTAACTACACTGGTCTCCTGTCCTTCCAGCGATGCTGCCTGCAAAAGTTGAAAAGCATTTCAAGATATTGAAACGGATTTTTTCAACAACACTTTTGCATTATCTGAAATATGTTATAAACAGAAAGTTCTGTGGATATTAAGTTTACCTTCATGTAGATATCTAGATCAGGATCTGGCATGATATTtgcttccttttctctccttgATAATTCTGCCAACATTTCTGAAAATTTGACAAATGAAAAATTCGTTTCAGATTCATGAGAATACTTCAGTTTAAACCACAAATGTCAAATGTTTTGGGGTTTCAACTTGCCATAACGTGGTCCGACCCCTTGACATCTTGCCGAAAAAGCCAATGTTTCTCTCACTGTCATTTCCCCTATGTGGAGATCATGCTGACTAATATAAGCCGAGGTCCTCTCTGGCACAAACTCTTCCATCCCATGT encodes the following:
- the LOC137717562 gene encoding pleiotropic drug resistance protein 1-like isoform X2 → MDNGSGDIIRVSSARLSSSNIWRNSTMDVFSKSSHDEDDEEALKWAAIEKLPTYLRIRRGILTEEEGKGREIDIKNLGLLERKNVLERLVKTAEEDNEKFLLKLKDRINRVGLDMPTIEVRYEHLNVEAEAYVGGRALPTIFNFVANILEGCLNFVHILPSRKHPLPILANVSGIIKPRRMTLLLGPPGSGKTTLLLALAGKLAKDLKFSGRVAYNGHGMEEFVPERTSAYISQHDLHIGEMTVRETLAFSARCQGVGPRYEMLAELSRREKEANIMPDPDLDIYMKAASLEGQETSVVTDYILKVLGLEVCADIMVGDEMVRGISGGQKKRVTTGEMLVGPARALFMDEISTGLDSSTTFQIVKSLRESIHILSGTAVISLLQPAPETYDLFDDIIVLSDGQVVYQGPRENVIEFFEHMGFKCPERKGVADFLQEVTSRKDQEQYWADKEEPYNFISSKEFAEAFQSFHIGRKLGDELSTPFDKSKGHPAALTTQTYGVSKKELLKACIDREFLLMKRNSFVYIFKMTQLIILAFISMTLFLRTEMHKNTVDDGGIFMGDMFFTVIVVMFNGFSELAMTIMKLPVFFKQRDLLFYPAWAYSLPTWILKIPISFVEVAVWVVMTYYVIGFDPNIERFFRQYLLLLLLNQMASGLFRFMGALGRNIIVANTFGSFALLAVLVLGGFVLSRDNVKKWWIWGYWASPMMYGQNAIAVNEFLGDSWSHVPPNSTESLGVMVLKSRGVFIQPYWYWIGVGATVGYIFLFNFFYTLALKFLNRKYLCTYVFWYFHMSIITNDPNNYFAAFGKPQAVLSKEALAEKLTDKAGDSVELSSRGKNSSGDITEANQNKKRGMVLPFEPLWITFDEIKYAVDMPQEMKKQGVTEDRLPLLKGVTGAFRPGVLTALMGISGAGKTTLMDVLAGRKTGGFIEGNITISGYPKKQETFARISGYCEQTDIHSPHVTVYESLVYSASLRLPPEVDSTTRKMFIEEVMDLVELTSIREALVGLPGVNGLSTEQRKRLTIAVELVANPSIIFMDEPTSGLDARAAAIVMRTVRNTVDTGRTVVCTIHQPSIDIFDSFDELFLLKRGGEEIYVGPLGRHSAHLIKYFEDIDGVPKIKDGYNPATWMLEITAAAQEAVLGVNFTDIYRNSELYRRNKAMIKELSTPPAGSKDLYFPTQYSQSFFSQCMACLWKQHLSYWRNPPYSAVRLLFTIFIALMFGTIFWDLGSKRRNQQDLFNAMGSIYAAVLFIGYQNSSSVQPVVAIERTVFYRERAAGMYSALPYAFGQVVIELPYIFVQTIIYGVIVYTMIGFEWTVSKFLWYIFFMYFTFLYFTFYGMMTVAVTPNHNIGAIVASAFYAIWNLFSGFIVPRTRMPIWWRWYYWICPVSYTLYGLITSQFGDIKDKFDSGESVEHFVRNYFGYRRDLLGVIAAVHVGICVLFGFTFAFSIKAFNFQKR